CCTGGTTATATCACTGTCTAGTATGGGATTGCTGATGAAAACTCTTTTCTTCCGACTAATTGTTGAATGTACAAgtcataaatttgataaaagaaagacaaaatttaatattatacaaaaacGAATTAAAgaatacttttatttcattttttaaatcgTCTTAACGATGATATACTTTCGATAGTACCTTAGCAAGAGGTTTGAATATAGCCTATGATATAATTTCaggtacaaataaaattgactcgATGCGGCAGTACTGTATTTTGTATATGTGGCCTGGCTGTGCGTGCTGGTGGTGATATATTTATGATACACTTGTGTAGCGGAAGATCCATTGTACGATATGCATCATGTTTCGATAAAATCCTTCTTGTTAAACGTACCAAACGAAACACAAAACGATATAAGGTATGTAAAACATTTCGTTATACCGAAagatcatttcaaaataataatgtaaatttgGAAACATGATGGAGAAACTAATGgggtttaatatttttatgaataattgtAGATAAAGTTTCCAACTGGAACTGAAATATTCACTGATATTTTTTATGGTACAACAATGAACGTAGACATTAAAGCATCAGGTGACGACGAAGGGCAATCGCAGGGTCTGTGTGGTAGAATGTCAGGAAATATGGCGCAGAATTTGCTGATACgagaaacttttaaaacatgtcACACAAGTGGTTACCACAGGCAGAAATATCCTATATTCTCCAATTCATGGAAGTATGTTCACTATTTGTTATCATAATCATGAATGCTACGGACCGATGAATAATAGTTGTGAATGTTCCAACGACCATACACAGTATATGGTTAACACCATTCTTAAGAAGGTCAAAAATATTTGTGTGTATTTACCGGAAGCCAACCTCTCGTTGCGGGTTTTCCACCTgggttgaagacccattgttggCTTTCGGCTGTTTATGCTCATTGGTCTtcttgttgtctctttgatacattctttatttccattctcaggTTTCTTTTTATGTCTAAAACCCATGCGTTACAAATAAAGAATATCACGATTTCAGGTTAATCTGCctatatttaaacttttataaataaattaaaaatcaatttcgGTCGAGAAtcaaactttacgacaaaagaaatTATCACAGTCAACTGTAATCGTCCCATTTCTAGGTTGTAACATTCCAACTGTGTCTCCTTGTGTTTCTGTGGTACAATTTCCCAACCTGATATGATATCACGGAGCGTACGTTTCATTTAGCTACTATAAAGCTATTTAACCTAGGTTCCAATTGTTTATGCTGAAGTCCATCTTTCGAAGTGTAAATCAGTTTCAGTAGCCTCTCGGAATCCTTTATTGCCACGcctattttttgttattttcctaTTTATCAGTCTTAAGCCTTTCCTATGtgttttgcagattttttttgttgttttttaattgtaatagcGTACTCCGCTAGTTTTTGATTAATACATTAGAATATAGTATACCATATCTGAAGTAAAAGTCGGTGAAAAaaacttacttacttactgtGTTATATCTTTTTTCCCCTACTTAACATCATATCTGCAGTTTGTTGTtagcaaaattatttgaaaagaaaaatagtaaaaatagtaaaaacGAAGACTATGCTTTTATTAaccttttttatgaaatacatCTAGCGTCACCAGATACATTGTCTCATAATTTTAATTTCCATCATGCCTTGTATGAATGTTTACCTTTATTattcaattcaaatataatagtACATTGGTTATGTTTTTagggttaaaaacaatgaaaatctatttcatttGCATAAAGACCAAGATGTTGAAAGATGGAAAGATGTGAATTTTACTCCtcatgaaatcaaaataaacgATTGTAACGATGATAGAAATTTTGATATAGTAACTGGCAGTAGTACTTGTTCGACCAAATATACACCGATAAAACCAATCAGCTATGTTCAAACTCAGTTAGTAAGTAAATCTAACTGTAGAACGTACGAGCCTATGTGATGCTCAAGTaccatatataaaaaaagtaaaatcacaaaaaactgAACTCAGGGGAGAATCCATtcggaaagtctctaatcacatggcaaaatcaaatgacaaaccTTATTAAAACGAATGAACAAAAACTgatatattcctgacttggtacaggcatgcataaaagtagaaaatggtggattaaacctggttattTTATTAGGTAGTTGTCGACAGATAGCTTTTACCTATGATTTTTGAATATCTCTTTGttatattcctttttttaacAGTTGTTCCAACTTTCTTAGTAAAGTTTCTGAACCTGACATTCAACATTTTGATTAACATTATATTTAGTAATTGAATTgttaccagatttttttttctaagacCTTAAGCAAACTGACGTGATGTGTTTGTTAATAACCTCTAACTAAAgtacagtatattttttttgtaatccttATAGTTGTCAAACCGATTGATTCAACTGACATTGTAAGTTATGATTccatttattttataagaaatttATCATGGTGTCTCAATACCACACT
This is a stretch of genomic DNA from Mytilus trossulus isolate FHL-02 chromosome 6, PNRI_Mtr1.1.1.hap1, whole genome shotgun sequence. It encodes these proteins:
- the LOC134722994 gene encoding uncharacterized protein LOC134722994, whose product is MYEHAVSERHMQVQIKLTRCGSTVFCICGLAVRAGGDIFMIHLCSGRSIVRYASCFDKILLVKRTKRNTKRYKIKFPTGTEIFTDIFYGTTMNVDIKASGDDEGQSQGLCGRMSGNMAQNLLIRETFKTCHTSGYHRQKYPIFSNSWKVKNNENLFHLHKDQDVERWKDVNFTPHEIKINDCNDDRNFDIVTGSSTCSTKYTPIKPISYVQTHCSNFLSKVSEPDIQHFD